Proteins found in one Brassica oleracea var. oleracea cultivar TO1000 unplaced genomic scaffold, BOL UnpScaffold01320, whole genome shotgun sequence genomic segment:
- the LOC106321221 gene encoding putative F-box protein At2g02030 has protein sequence MASMEIYQRIVRETKRRRKVRREWKIEIPNDVMEEIVMRLPVRSIMRFQAVSKHWESMIKTRDFGARHMAHQRSKDPKLMLVSYGLSHIRFEQRDLETTSLEESLRLKTEKIEGAAMAISECCDGLVCYYRLTQAVEVVNPATETSLVSLPLAKFQQLHKDHPDRDMEQEIEAITDEDDGPDLVPFIFFTRFGFGKDSLTGRYKIVWLYNIYPATLNKKKKTRCEVFDLEERRWRFVTTRPLDHHQILSYQRPSFANGSLYWLTGDEQGYPSTQTKLIVFDIHTEMFQVTSTPPFISPDASGDKIGLCNLDGRLCISELKGDCTQEFWWRVEECDKWERIFSVNLISTSSWFGGIASQPLTPLAISRDNNKVVLSLTYHENLVDFDLDPDSTVYHLYYYGYYGFAVPYFPSLSLVDF, from the coding sequence ATGGCGTCGATGGAGATTTATCAGAGAATCGTGAGAGAAACCAAACGCAGAAGAAAAGTAAGAAGAGAGTGGAAGATTGAGATCCCCAATGATGTCATGGAAGAAATCGTGATGAGGCTTCCGGTGAGATCGATTATGAGGTTCCAAGCTGTTTCAAAGCATTGGGAATCCATGATTAAGACCAGAGATTTTGGGGCAAGACACATGGCTCATCAGAGAAGCAAAGATCCTAAACTCATGCTTGTCTCGTATGGTCTCTCTCATATCCGTTTTGAGCAAAGGGACTTGGAGACGACTTCTCTTGAAGAGAGCCTCCGtttgaaaactgaaaagatTGAGGGTGCTGCTATGGCGATCTCCGAATGCTGCGATGGCCTTGTCTGCTACTACAGATTGACTCAAGCAGTGGAAGTGGTAAACCCGGCCACAGAAACGTCCTTGGTCTCACTCCCCTTAGCGAAATTTCAGCAGCTCCATAAAGACCATCCAGACCGGGATATGGAGCAGGAGATAGAGGCGATTACAGATGAAGATGATGGTCCTGATCTAGTTCCATTTATATTCTTTACTAGGTTTGGATTTGGGAAAGACAGCCTCACAGGACGATATAAGATAGTGTGGCTCTATAATATATATCCTGCCACcttgaacaagaagaagaagaccagaTGCGAGGTTTTCGATTTAGAGGAACGGAGATGGAGATTCGTGACTACCAGACCTCTCGATCATCACCAAATCTTGTCTTATCAGAGGCCATCGTTTGCAAACGGATCCTTATACTGGCTCACGGGAGATGAACAAGGATACCCATCAACACAAACCAAGCTCATAGTTTTCGATATTCATACAGAGATGTTTCAAGTCACCTCAACACCACCTTTTATTTCCCCTGACGCCTCTGGTGACAAAATTGGTCTATGCAATCTTGACGGTCGTCTGTGCATTTCTGAGCTCAAGGGAGATTGTACGCAAGAGTTTTGGTGGAGGGTTGAAGAATGCGACAAGTGGGAGCGAATCTTCTCAGTTAACTTGATTTCTACTTCCTCTTGGTTTGGTGGTATCGCTTCACAGCCTCTCACACCTTTGGCCATTTCCAGGGATAACAACAAGGTCGTCCTCTCGCTTACCTATCACGAAAACCTTGTTGACTTTGATCTTGATCCTGACTCTACTGTTTATCATTTGTATTATTATGGTTACTATGGCTTCGCTGTTCCTTATTTTCCAAGTTTATCACTTGTTGATTTCTag